The sequence ccgtgggatttccgggattgcgtcattatcccgggataaaaagtagcctatgtcctttctcgggtatcaaaatatctccataccaaatttcatgaaaattagttcagtagtttaggcgtgattgagtaacagacagacagagttactttcgcttataatattaagtatggagtATGGATTTATGGGCTTTTTGACTTGTATGTCcgtttgtttttctttctgtCACATtgcaataaagaaaatttattaagaGATAGGAggcattttataaataaataaaaagcaacCAAAAACAGTTGTATTCATATATATTTAATCACGAAGCCTTCAAAGTGGCATCTAGTTCAGCGAGTGTCGCAGTCGCCTTTCTCAGCTGCTCAGCTTGCTGCTTCCCGCTGTTAGTCAGCGCTGATAAACTCTCCAAAGACTGTTAtcctttataagtaatttataggCTTTTTGAAGTATAAatactactattataaatacgaaagtataagtatgtttgtttgtctttctgTTACGTCACAATAGAACGTTActaggatattttttttggcTGGTTATACTTAGTGACTGAAAAACCTCATTCACATGGGAAATTCAcagaaaaaacatttttattcttatatatttaatcACGAAGCTTTCAAAGTAGCGTCTAGTTCAGCGAGCGTCGCAGTCGCCTTTCTCAGCTGCTCAGCTTGCTGCTTCCCGCTGTTAGTCAGCGCTGATAAACTCTCTCGGAGGTACGCTATCCGCGCTGCGACTTTTTCCTTTTCCTCTGTCAGTAATTTGTGAGCTTTTGAAcctgtaatatatttattaaaatatttactgcGCTTGCCcgggtataaataaataaataaataaaataatttggcaAGATTCAGAAATACCTACCAAAATCCTCGCCTTACTCGGTATATCCAAGACGCGACCTTCAAATTTCAACGCGTCTAAagattcacttcaaaatatattatattattactagctgtgccccgcggttttacctgctttgcttcgctcctgttggtcttagcgtgatgatatatagcctactacgttcccgttggatttccgggataaaacctatcctatgtgttaatacaaattaccctctatattatgtgtgctaaatttcattgtaatctgttcagtagtatttgcgtaaaAAGTgtcacaaacacacacatacacatcctcacaaacgttcgcatttataatattagtaggatagccttcctcgttaaatgggctatctaacaccaaaatatattttcaaatcggaccagtagttcctgagattagcgcgttcaaacaaacaaactcttcagctttataatataagtatagattagatcagaaaaacatatacatacctaataaAGGTATATAATCACCAGCCCTTTCGTCTCTGATATCCAAAGTGAACCACTCCTCCATATCATCAGAGTCTGATGATGGAAAGTCCtgcaaatatcatcaaaaacGGTTCAGTATTCTTCATAAAAagagatataatatgttgtgCAAGGAAACTAAACTGTGTATTGTATCGAAGTTTTTTtcctaattataatatgcttagaaaatagaaaaagtttaataaaaatcggtttagtactaactaaaacttaataaatatgcGACTGAAAATATTGCAACTGCTTCTGTGTAATTTCCAAAATCGGTCGAGCACTTTCTAGCTTCAACAAACATACCAAAAAGAAAAAGCgagtatttctttttataacgCAAATAAATCATCCTTATTGTCCTAGAGAATAATGTAACTTTAGAACAAAGCATGTTCAAAACTCTCCGTTCTGGACcacctccttggtacagtggttgacgcgtgagcgtagcaccgaggggtcctgggttcgattcccggtggagacgtagaaaaaaaatgtctcggtctggcaggacacagaaggctgatcacctacttgtccctaaagacaatcgatcagtgaaacagatgtataatgcccCTTAccacacgggacttcactttatGTTCAAAAGTAAAGCAGTTTCCGACCTCAAcccaaacatacatacaaaaattaatatttaaataaataaataaataaataaaaatacatacatcaTACAAAGAATCGTCGTCTGAATTAGAATCACAATCGGACGGCACTTCTTCGTCCATTTCCTCTGGCTTCATAATgtcttgtttattttctttcattgCTTCCATAACTGATTCctgcaaatataatttatattaaactagctttccgcctgcggctttatctattaaaaaaaaccgcatcaaaattcgttgcgtagttttaaagatttaagcgtacaaagggacatagggacagagaaagcgactttgttttatactacgtAGTGATTACTAaagaaaataatctatacacCTCATCAAAATCTTCGTCCAGGAATTCTTCATAAAACTGTTCAACGTCTTCCGTTTTCACGTGCGTCTCTGGTTCCTCTTGCTTTATGCTCTTCAATTCGGGTTTGTCTGTAAAGTAAATATAGATTGTTGAATATAGAAGATATAACAAATTTTTACCGAGATGCTAGGCGTAGCTCCGGTTTGGCAAAAAGACGCGAGTTCGAATCcggcctcgtgatcgaattgtttttgaattcgatatttttggttttatggcattcaaatccatactaataatatgataaagacgaaagtaactctgtctgtctgtctgttactcaatcacgcttaaactactgaaccaatttgcatgaaatttggtatggagatattttgatacccgagaaaggacataggctaccttttattgcgaaatatgtcccacgggtgaagccggggcggaccgctagtactttatatacataaatttgtaaagctagataataattttttagtataaaaaagcGGACGCATGATCAATTCAGCCACCCAAATCGCGCTcggtgatcgaattttttctattctttataaatttatacgaaTTGTTTTTactcttttaaatttttatttgtcataCATATGAATGTTTCAGCGCTTCTTCTAGTGAgtaataagttggtagtcatcTATCAACACTAACTACTAAATTTTACTGCCATTTAACATTATCTGTAAGTACTATCTTTCTTTCTTACCTCCCGATCTATCAACGGTGACAACTTTCTTAGTGACGGTTATAGTTGGTCTGATAACTCCAGATTTGGTCGTACTTTTAGACGCGACATTGTTAAGCCTCTTCACACCGAACATTCTTTTAACGGTCGCCGCTTCGTCTGAAgactgaaataataaataaataaatatttcggacaaatttcacacacggcacgatctgatcccatactaagctttcgcttgtgttatggaaaccagatggctgataaacatacatatataatttttaataaatacttatatagataattaacacccagacacagagcaaacatctatgttcatcacacaaatattgcCTCGGGTggggatcgaacccacgacctctggcttggaaggcagggccactaccaaccaagccaaccggtcagtcagtcaatataataaataaatatattaattcattGACTAGCTTTGCGCCAGCGACTTCGCCCGCATAGTCAAAGAAATACCCGCACGATTCCCGTACCCGTGGggtttccgggataaaacataGGCTATGTTTTATCCCGGATATCCCTTTCTTAGGTCTCAACCTATttctgtaccaaattttaagtaaatgcAAGTAGTAATTTTTGAGTGTAGCCCGGACATACaggcaaaattttacataaaaacaaaaacactaGTACGAACGtgacatattatgttttgtctCCCTCACTCTTATGGAACTCACCATAAAGCTATCCACGTCACTCATGTCTTCGGGCTCCGCTTTCGTTGGCGGCTTTTTCATTAGTACATTCTTGGcaacttttaattttcttatgtttgctccctgaaaataattaaaaaaaattaaatatatttttgtaatattacgTCAGCTGTGTAATGTattggtttaatttttaatttctcaaAGTTACAGCAATGTCTCCACATCTAAAtcagttaaattttaatagcggattctaaatattatttctttgtttattcaaaaactCCATGTATAAAAACTTATCATTAgcatgttaaatttttaactaacaTAGGTtaacatatttacatatttttgttaaatgagttcaaaatcaaaaacctcccatacatacaaatataggtttcagagtttaatttattacatactagcggtccgccccggcttcgcccgtggtatatgtttacgttttctctacataagaaccgtcttcgtacttcaaggaatataataaaaaaagaattatcgaaatcggttcagccgttctcgagttatgcgcttaccaacacattttgcgattcatttttatttataagattatatATGTGCATATctcttaaatattgttaaaaattaattcgatttaatttaacttatcACTCTTACAAACATAAGACTCCTCTTAGGAaattgctataaaaatattccataaaatacaaaaaaaaataatcgacttaaataaaaaaaaaaaaaaaactatagcTGAAAACTTACACGGAACATTTgttcttcatcatcatcagtcgATTCTTCCTTCTTTAGAACCTCCATTTTCTTCTTCACCGCTTTCACTTTACCGCTGTGATCGTCTTCGCCGAGCATTCTCTGAAAATtggataaaacaataaaatgttacattgtATAAGAAGTAACAGCTTTAAAAcctaactagcttccgcccacgactttgtacgtttttccccgttcccgcaagaatttcggtaaatcctttcttaggggacgcctacgttatgacatctacctgcatgccaaatttcagcccgatacgtccagtggtttgggctgtgcgttgatagatatcagtcacctttgatttatttaaaatatagattttatatagataaatctatactaatattataaagctgaagagtttgtttgtttatttgtttgaacgcgctaatctcaggaaacactggtccgatttgaaaaattatttcggtgttagatagcccatttatcgaggaaggttataggctttatatcatcacgctaagagcaataggagcggagcactgcgggtaaaaccgcagggcacagctagttatacatataaaccTTCCTTTCCAAtcaatctatctattaaaaaaatcgcatcaaaatccgttgcgtacttttaaagatttaagcatacagcccccctagccaagtggctttctgttagcgtagcgttcaatagaatagactacgaatgtatgagattgacgtaagctgtagatacgtatctacagcttacgtcaatctcatacattcgtagtctattctattgaacgctgtAGATAGATCTACAGCTTaagtcaatctcatacattcgtagtctattctattgaacgctgtAGATagatctacagcttacgtcaatctcatacattcgtagtctattctattgaacgctgtAGATagatctacagcttacgtcaatctcatacattcgtagtctattctattgaacgctgtAGATagatctacagcttacgtcaatctcatacattcgtagtctattctattgaacgctacgctaacagaaagccacttggctaggggggcaggtAGTGATAATAgttcattgaatattttaaaaacaaataagtaCTTGGTGCGTGATCTACCATCGATATCGAAATcaaaaatttagcttttagagatttttgtctgtttgtatgTATACGTTACGGGCCACGTGATTAACTGGGCTTTATTAATAAGGACCAGCCAATATTGATACGGCCCAAGAGCGAAGGGCAAAGTGATTAAGTTATTACTTTGACCGACCCTTATTAATAATTCCCGACAGTCCATGGTCCATGAAATTAGTAAGTGTTTGAGATAGCTTGAATTTATCACTTGGATCCAGcagtatgaaaaaaataacacttcAGTTCacctattttattactttggcCAAAAAAACGTGGGCTTTATTCATAATGACCAGGAAAAGTGATTAATCATGCTATTTTAATCTCATAGCCCGATTGAGTAGGGCATTATGAATACAGACCGGCCATTATTAATAGTGCCTGAACTTATCAAATTGCCcgtaacatattattatatatataaatctcgtgtcacaatgtttgtcctcaatagactcctaaaccacttaaccgattataataaaattcgcacaccatgtgcagttcgatccaacttgagagataggataggttttatcccggaaatccctcgggaacgggaactatgcgggtttttctttgaaaacgcgggcgaagccgcgggcggaaagctagtatattataatatccgGGCTAATCTCAAAAGATTTACTTCAATTTTTGCATGAATGTTACTGACAAAACTCAACATATAGGATTTATGTACATCATCATGCTGAGATCAATagaagcggagcaatgcgggtaaaaccgcgggccacagctagtattataaaaaatcaccGACTAAACAGACATACCAATAATTCATCAGTATCATGTCCATCATCGTCCGACTGTTTCGTGGACTCGTCCAATTCACTCTCCCCTTTCGCGTCTTCATTGTTCGTCTTTCCCGCGAAAAATGTATCCGCGCCATCTTGTTGTTCtgtctgaaaaaaataaaacaaagaatataAACAATGAACATAAAAGTGATGTCCCGtatcccctagtggggtatggagcagatgcattatgcacacatctgtttcactgatcgattttctttaaggacaaggtgatcagccttctgtaaACTGCCAGACCGAGATAGTTTTTTCTTCATCACCACCAGGAACCCAGGACCTCgttcctgggttcgattcctggTTCAGTTCTATGcttaagaattatttataatctttaaaattattaacatatgTAATGAAGCgatgaatgtattttaataaatgatgatACTTGTAGGTTATTCttttcaaaacaaatatttttctttcatgtAACAAgcacaacaacaaaaaatttcTTTTGGTAGTTTAGTATttgaacacaatattatatcacataagtaagaaaaaataaaacaaacaaatcatACCATACTATTCTCCATATCCCCTAGAGCCTGTTCAATATCCTCCGTCTGATGCTGCTCCTCATCAGCCACATGGTCTGCGTCCAAACTGGACAATGTACTGTCGTGGCTCGCCGTGTTGTCTAGACGTTCTTCTTGCTGTTGTATATAAATGTATtgaaatttaacattaattgaaaaagaaatattataaaagacaATAAAAAGAGTATGAGATTTGTACTATGtaggatgtttttttttaattaataaaatgcaaataGTGAACTTGTTTCTTCATGGAGTCTAGGTCTAGGTCTTTCGTTTAAACATTCcaagaaagaagaaaataattacactATAAATTGAGAACTTCCATCGTTTTTGAGAATATTCGTTAAAAGTATGTATTCtattaagtatgtaatttaaatatttttttcaacacaCCATCCAAAACTGTATGCATTTCTGTTCCATGACCACTCATTGACCACCGAACGGCCCAATGAGACCgtgacacaatagattttctattgtgtctgtgattccgggggctgaggggTTAATAAAGGTCAAAAGTAGGAGTTGGGGGAGGCCACGAAACAAATTagagatttaatttaataattctgTCATATGTATATACtttgttgaaaatatttatttggtaaAATAGTaggctaaataaataaagacatATGTATTACACTTACCATATTACCATCATCGTCAGTAAGCAAGCCTTCACTTAACCATTCTTCCTGGCCCTCATCTAACTCTTCTTCAATACCTGGCTCTGAACCCTGAAAtcataaatctatattatattcttaactatcggtccgccccggcttcgcccgtggtacatattcacgttttctctacataagaaccatcctcatacttcaaggaatataataaaaaaagaattaaagaaatctgttcagccgttctcgagttatgcgcttaccaacacaataagcgattcatttttattatatatagattCTTAACAAGTAAAGCACTATTGTGCATATAGAAATTAGTTCACAGTAAAGAACAGgctcattattattttattatgtataaagaacacaagatattttttatataacttatattAACATGTAATAGTTCATGGAACCACTACAGTTTACTGATGAAAAAAACAACTACAGAGTTCTTTAAAACTCTACTAATTgatagtaaataatttgtatttattacaaagtcGAAGTTATTCagtttgtaaaaaattgtgaataaataaattttgaatttgaacttggaatttcaaaagtgcttctaaaactAGATTAGTtggagaaataaaaatttgagtttgatacagaaatgtaggtaggtactccaAATTCTTTAAGTTCTTTGCTACTAGgtacaaaaatttgaaaataatagcATTTAGAAACATTTTCGTtcataattcaataattaaagGTGCCTCTAGTATTATTCAAAGGACACAGATGGCTACTTGTTCTTTatgaaaaatcgatcagtgaatcACATGTATGAATAATGCATCAGCCATATCCCAATAGTCAAGAAACTTTActtttttagtattatttgaaatcataatgtttgtcaattttaatataacaatttaaagttaatcgataaatgataaaatgttattagGACATACGTCTAGTTTCGACATCTTTGCTGCTGGTTCCTCGATGTCCGACATTATTGCACTTAAATCCTTTTATTAATTCAcgattatgtttaaaaattatatctttattactaaaaatctttaaaattaacctATTCTTGCGGCGTCTATTGattgtttttgaatttttcgACAAGGACAATGACAACTGACAATTGACATTAGATATTGATATGTGACATGTGTGTTCAGCTTGCGAACCATAAAatctaagagctagcgcgcaagagcaacttttgtctccgcaactattttgtctctcccatcaactctatggaaagttgcgtcgctacgtgcgcgcactttcttactagcccatagagttgatgggagagacctgtgggagagacaaaatagttgtggagataaaagttgctcttgcgcgctagctctaacgGTGAATTTACACAAATATTCTATGTTGTTCGCATATTCTTCTTCCCTTTGATTACGTTCAAAAACCGAATATGAATACGCGAATATCAAGGCGAATAGCGAGTGCACTGTTTATACAATCATGCTTGTTCGTTATTcgtttactgttctgtggttaTTCGCATCGTTAATCGCCTTGCTATTCGCAAGAATGTGTAAATGCACCACAGTTTTGCTGCAAGTTGCTCTTTGGATAATACGCCAATCGccaatgtataatatgtatgcaCAGCACTTGGaaaaatgatgaaaataagCCGTTCATCAAGTTTAtatgttcaaaataatttctGCATTAAtcgatatataatattattttttaatgtgtttgaTCAGTTCTGTGCTAGTGGCTGGGATGCGtatattttcagttattttCGTACGTTTGATTTTCGCAAATGAAAAAACAGAGAAAAAGGTTTTGAACACCTGTATTTGGGTCAAGGCGTTGCCATAACAACGGTATGGTCACAAAAATGCTTTGGATATTGTACATGTCaaagaattatataaattgcaaCATGTTTTATGTGACtggaagtttttattttatgaaaagcTAAGTGCACAATACAGTAAATGTGGAACCAATCTGAGGGTATATTGGAagtaagttaattatttttgtttatggtCTTTGcacgaaatttaatttaaaataccgGAATGAAATTCATCAATTTCATCCAGATAATCTAGAATAGGTACTCTTTTATGGAATGCGATCAACCTGAACACTAAAGTCTATATTATTCGTAGAGTATTTACCCGTAATTATACATAACGtaaaaagtaggtattataataaacataccCTGAGCCCTGACTACccataatatttgaatactagcggtccgccccggcttcgcccgtggtacatatttcgcaataaaaagtagcctatgtcctttttcgggtatcaaaatatctccataccaattttcatgcaaattgattcagttgtttaggcgtgattgagtaacagacagacagacagacagagttactttcgcatttataatattagtatggattatgcGCCCTAGTTCTTTGGTAGTGAAGGGTGTACCTACTTACTCCGTGGTACGTAATagcaaatttaaaatgtacattTACGCGATTCCCATTacttaactaatattatatctaaatatttaagtaataaagtgaaaaattttaattcttcactagataatattgataaaatttaaacatacgAAAATACTAGACTATAAGCACCACAATTTCTAAAGTCATCTACTCAAGAAAAACCctcatagttcccattcccctaataaaaattatcttaagttttactttcatgaaaatctgttcagcagtttttgcgtgaaggagtaacaaacaaacatacttgCAATCTAAATGCGAaaatgaattgtttatggtgCATGTACCTATTTCTTTGCTTGTtctgacaaaaaaaaagactttGGCACGATAGGCTATAATCAGGGCTAATATGgcctgtaattttaattattctattcCGTAAAATATAATCGACGAAAACTCTGTTTTTTAGGCCCAAACATGCACACCGCACGAAAATCGTCcgatattaaaagtaaaacaaaagaGAAATCAAAGGATGATATACCACCGAAAAAAGAAAACGAGAAACTCAAAAAGAGTGTGTACAGTGTATCTACTCCGAGGCCATATCTTCAACCATCCACTACAGCAGATATATATTCAAGACAAAACAGTGCTTTGAAAGCACCAAAGAAGTCTACACAACCTACTTCTAAGAATACCGTGTCACCAAtgaagaatttattaaaagctTCACCATCTTTgacacagattaaaaaaacagGCGTGAAAAAAACAGAACCTGTCAATACTAAGGCTAAGGCTGTTCCAGATACAACCAGGTCGAATAA comes from Colias croceus chromosome 23, ilColCroc2.1 and encodes:
- the LOC123702235 gene encoding uncharacterized protein LOC123702235 isoform X1, which produces MSDIEEPAAKMSKLDGSEPGIEEELDEGQEEWLSEGLLTDDDGNMQEERLDNTASHDSTLSSLDADHVADEEQHQTEDIEQALGDMENSMTEQQDGADTFFAGKTNNEDAKGESELDESTKQSDDDGHDTDELLRMLGEDDHSGKVKAVKKKMEVLKKEESTDDDEEQMFRGANIRKLKVAKNVLMKKPPTKAEPEDMSDVDSFMSSDEAATVKRMFGVKRLNNVASKSTTKSGVIRPTITVTKKVVTVDRSGDKPELKSIKQEEPETHVKTEDVEQFYEEFLDEDFDEESVMEAMKENKQDIMKPEEMDEEVPSDCDSNSDDDSLYDDFPSSDSDDMEEWFTLDIRDERAGDYIPLLGSKAHKLLTEEKEKVAARIAYLRESLSALTNSGKQQAEQLRKATATLAELDATLKAS
- the LOC123702235 gene encoding uncharacterized protein LOC123702235 isoform X2 — its product is MSDIEEPAAKMSKLDGSEPGIEEELDEGQEEWLSEGLLTDDDGNMQEERLDNTASHDSTLSSLDADHVADEEQHQTEDIEQALGDMENSMTEQQDGADTFFAGKTNNEDAKGESELDESTKQSDDDGHDTDELLRMLGEDDHSGKVKAVKKKMEVLKKEESTDDDEEQMFRGANIRKLKVAKNVLMKKPPTKAEPEDMSDVDSFMSSDEAATVKRMFGVKRLNNVASKSTTKSGVIRPTITVTKKVVTVDRSGDKPELKSIKQEEPETHVKTEDVEQFYEEFLDEDFDEESVMEAMKENKQDIMKPEEMDEEVPSDCDSNSDDDSLYDDFPSSDSDDMEEWFTLDIRDERAGDYIPLLGSKAHKLLTEEKEKVAARIAYLRESLSALTNSGKQQAEQLRKATATLAELDATLKAS